The following proteins come from a genomic window of Falco cherrug isolate bFalChe1 chromosome Z, bFalChe1.pri, whole genome shotgun sequence:
- the LYRM7 gene encoding complex III assembly factor LYRM7 isoform X1: protein MQSMLIKKVVIPQVLKLFKLLHRTRQEVFKHDTRALEAARQKINEEFKNNQDETSEEKIKECLYPGKTCYKTTLLILINQQKSMNPEENMPFSPEGINQRGGKERKDASLYFDK from the exons ATGCAGAGCATGCTGATAAAGAAGGTGGTTATCCCTCAG GTTTTGaagctttttaaattactacACAGGACCCGGCAAGAAGTTTTTAAACATGATACCAGAGCTCTTGAAG ctgcAAGGCAAAAGATAAACGAAGAATTCAAAAATAACCAAGATGAGACGTCTGAAGAGAAGATAAAAGAG tgctTGTACCCAGGAAAGACCTGCTACAAGACAACACTCCTTATTTTgataaaccaacaaaaaagcatgAATCCTGAGGAAAATATGCCATTCTCCCCAGAAG GAATAAAccagaggggaggaaaagagaggaaggatGCATCTTTATACTTTGATAAATAG
- the LYRM7 gene encoding complex III assembly factor LYRM7 isoform X2, translated as MQSMLIKKVVIPQVLKLFKLLHRTRQEVFKHDTRALEAARQKINEEFKNNQDETSEEKIKELLKIASDVEVILRTSVIQAVHTDSDRIVLVPRKDLLQDNTPYFDKPTKKHES; from the exons ATGCAGAGCATGCTGATAAAGAAGGTGGTTATCCCTCAG GTTTTGaagctttttaaattactacACAGGACCCGGCAAGAAGTTTTTAAACATGATACCAGAGCTCTTGAAG ctgcAAGGCAAAAGATAAACGAAGAATTCAAAAATAACCAAGATGAGACGTCTGAAGAGAAGATAAAAGAG CTTCTGAAAATAGCTTCAGATGTTGAAGTGATTCTCAGAACTTCTGTTATTCAGGCAGTTCACACGGATTCTGACAGAATAG tgctTGTACCCAGGAAAGACCTGCTACAAGACAACACTCCTTATTTTgataaaccaacaaaaaagcatgAATCCTGA
- the LYRM7 gene encoding complex III assembly factor LYRM7 isoform X4 — protein MQSMLIKKVVIPQVLKLFKLLHRTRQEVFKHDTRALEAARQKINEEFKNNQDETSEEKIKELLKIASDVEVILRTSVIQAVHTDSDRIDYALEDL, from the exons ATGCAGAGCATGCTGATAAAGAAGGTGGTTATCCCTCAG GTTTTGaagctttttaaattactacACAGGACCCGGCAAGAAGTTTTTAAACATGATACCAGAGCTCTTGAAG ctgcAAGGCAAAAGATAAACGAAGAATTCAAAAATAACCAAGATGAGACGTCTGAAGAGAAGATAAAAGAG CTTCTGAAAATAGCTTCAGATGTTGAAGTGATTCTCAGAACTTCTGTTATTCAGGCAGTTCACACGGATTCTGACAGAATAG ATTATGCCTTGGAAGATTTGTGA
- the LYRM7 gene encoding complex III assembly factor LYRM7 isoform X3 encodes MQSMLIKKVVIPQVLKLFKLLHRTRQEVFKHDTRALEAARQKINEEFKNNQDETSEEKIKELLKIASDVEVILRTSVIQAVHTDSDRIVSDYALEDL; translated from the exons ATGCAGAGCATGCTGATAAAGAAGGTGGTTATCCCTCAG GTTTTGaagctttttaaattactacACAGGACCCGGCAAGAAGTTTTTAAACATGATACCAGAGCTCTTGAAG ctgcAAGGCAAAAGATAAACGAAGAATTCAAAAATAACCAAGATGAGACGTCTGAAGAGAAGATAAAAGAG CTTCTGAAAATAGCTTCAGATGTTGAAGTGATTCTCAGAACTTCTGTTATTCAGGCAGTTCACACGGATTCTGACAGAATAG TTTCAGATTATGCCTTGGAAGATTTGTGA